A window from Leuconostoc mesenteroides subsp. mesenteroides encodes these proteins:
- a CDS encoding arginine repressor, whose translation MISKQERQKLILDIIQDNIIASQEELLAQLIKHGVETTQTTVSRDIRAMNIIRQKSDSGQLRYQQLNDTTKNVQNLVTTNAVDEAIKEYASYVTHVEFLTIIKTTDGSGNSVAGIIDDANLPEVITTLAGFNTIYVTSRNETDAAKLANHWAELIG comes from the coding sequence ATGATTTCAAAACAAGAACGGCAAAAGCTTATTTTAGATATTATTCAAGATAATATTATTGCCAGCCAAGAAGAATTACTTGCTCAGCTGATTAAGCATGGTGTTGAGACAACACAAACAACCGTATCACGAGATATTCGGGCAATGAATATTATTCGTCAAAAGAGTGACAGCGGGCAATTACGTTACCAGCAACTCAATGATACAACGAAAAATGTTCAAAATCTGGTAACAACTAACGCTGTTGATGAAGCAATCAAAGAGTATGCTTCATATGTGACTCATGTTGAGTTCTTAACGATTATTAAAACAACTGATGGTAGTGGTAACTCAGTTGCAGGCATTATTGATGACGCAAATTTACCTGAAGTAATCACGACCCTAGCGGGATTTAATACAATTTATGTTACAAGTAGAAATGAAACAGATGCCGCAAAGCTAGCTAATCATTGGGCGGAATTGATAGGTTGA
- a CDS encoding arginine--tRNA ligase — protein sequence MVDNIQIVEALNAVLTDLTLQEISEKLEAPKSSDLGDVAFPTFTLAKKLHKAPQLIAADIVAAINQKGFEKVVATGPYVNFFLDKVATSNQVLKTVFDLEGAYGDNADGHGAKVTIDMSSPNIAKPMSMGHLRSTVIGNALANITAKNGYTPVKINHLGDWGTQFGKLIYAYKAWGSEEEVKSDPIATLLKYYVTFHEKAKENDALNDEGRAWFKKLEDGDEEAYRLWQWFRAESLKEFSDIYDRLDITFDSFNGEAFYNDKMDKIVDLLEDKNLLVESQGAQIVDLSHINPNLTPAMIKRSDGATLYMTRDLAAALYRKETYDFAKSLYVVGGEQREHFVQMKAVLSLMGFEWAEDIEHISFGLITFNGKKMSTRKGDVVLLKDVLDDAHELALKQIQEKNPALSDKDTVAEEVGAGAVVFHDLMNDRTNNFDFNLEEVVRFEGDTGPYVQYTNARAKSILRKASVQLTSDGLNLTDPATWDIITTLNNFPKTVQRAWQQREASIIAKYALNLSRAFNKYYANSKILTEDAQLNARLVLVKSVSIVLTESLRLLGVKAPEEM from the coding sequence ATGGTAGATAATATACAAATTGTTGAGGCACTTAATGCAGTGCTCACAGACCTTACTTTGCAAGAGATTTCTGAGAAACTAGAAGCACCAAAATCATCTGATCTTGGCGATGTTGCCTTTCCAACATTTACATTGGCTAAGAAATTACATAAAGCACCGCAATTAATTGCTGCAGATATCGTTGCAGCAATTAATCAAAAAGGATTTGAAAAGGTTGTAGCTACTGGACCTTATGTTAACTTTTTCTTGGACAAAGTAGCTACCTCTAATCAAGTATTGAAGACAGTATTTGACTTGGAAGGTGCTTATGGTGACAATGCAGATGGACATGGAGCTAAGGTAACGATTGATATGTCCAGTCCAAACATCGCTAAGCCAATGTCAATGGGACATTTACGTTCGACTGTTATCGGTAATGCACTAGCAAATATCACAGCAAAAAATGGTTACACACCAGTCAAAATAAATCATTTGGGTGACTGGGGTACGCAATTTGGTAAACTAATATATGCTTACAAAGCTTGGGGTTCTGAAGAAGAAGTGAAATCAGACCCAATCGCTACTCTGTTAAAGTACTACGTAACGTTTCACGAGAAAGCTAAGGAAAATGACGCATTAAATGATGAAGGTCGTGCTTGGTTTAAGAAGCTTGAAGATGGCGATGAAGAAGCGTATCGTTTATGGCAATGGTTCCGTGCTGAATCATTGAAAGAGTTTTCTGATATTTATGATCGCTTGGATATCACGTTTGATTCATTCAACGGCGAAGCATTTTATAATGATAAAATGGATAAAATCGTTGATCTTCTAGAAGACAAAAATCTTTTAGTTGAATCACAGGGAGCGCAAATTGTTGATTTGAGCCATATCAATCCAAATCTAACGCCAGCTATGATTAAGCGCTCAGATGGTGCAACTTTATATATGACTCGTGATTTAGCAGCCGCACTTTATAGAAAAGAAACATATGATTTTGCGAAATCGTTATATGTTGTTGGTGGGGAGCAGCGTGAACATTTTGTACAGATGAAGGCTGTTTTATCACTAATGGGCTTTGAGTGGGCTGAAGACATTGAACATATTTCTTTTGGTCTAATTACGTTCAATGGTAAAAAAATGTCAACACGTAAGGGTGATGTTGTTTTGCTGAAGGATGTATTAGATGATGCACATGAATTGGCTTTGAAGCAAATTCAAGAGAAAAATCCTGCTTTATCTGATAAAGATACAGTCGCAGAAGAAGTGGGCGCCGGTGCCGTTGTCTTTCATGACTTAATGAATGATCGTACCAACAACTTTGACTTTAATTTGGAAGAAGTTGTTCGTTTTGAAGGAGATACTGGACCATACGTACAGTATACAAATGCGCGAGCAAAATCAATCTTACGCAAGGCGTCGGTTCAATTGACGAGTGATGGTTTGAATTTGACTGATCCGGCAACATGGGATATTATTACGACACTTAACAATTTCCCCAAGACAGTACAACGTGCATGGCAACAACGTGAGGCTAGCATTATTGCTAAATATGCGTTGAATTTGTCAAGAGCATTTAACAAGTACTACGCTAATTCAAAAATATTAACAGAAGATGCGCAATTAAATGCTCGCTTAGTGTTGGTTAAATCAGTATCTATTGTTTTGACAGAAAGCTTGAGATTATTAGGCGTCAAGGCACCTGAAGAAATGTAA
- the coaBC gene encoding bifunctional phosphopantothenoylcysteine decarboxylase/phosphopantothenate--cysteine ligase CoaBC, with protein MNNFYRNKNILVMVTGSISAYKSATLVREFVKSGARVRVGMTAAAQKFITAQTLAVLSKHDVLTNLFRDDSAAVTHIEWAKWADMIFVVPATANIIGKIANGIADDAVTATIMASSATKVIAPAMNDVMLDNAAVVRNLNLLKSDGWFIIDPAIGFLAEGYESQGRLPEPVAIINQAAIRIQARGGELEGRKLVVTAGGTREALDPVRYLTNRSSGKMGYALAQAGAELGAKVVLITTTKREELYGVREIVVTSTRDMHAAAMKEFTDADIFISSAAVSDYRPASEAENKIKKVGHENLTIELIQNPDILSDIGHMKKNGQLVVGFAAETQNVLAFAQKKLSKKNADFLVANDVSDENVGFDANNNQVTILSRDKDPEKIEMLPKIDIARTILDRVIKTLA; from the coding sequence ATGAATAATTTCTATAGAAATAAAAATATATTAGTGATGGTGACAGGTAGTATTTCGGCTTACAAGTCAGCAACATTAGTACGCGAATTTGTTAAAAGTGGTGCTCGTGTTCGTGTGGGCATGACGGCTGCAGCTCAAAAGTTTATCACCGCGCAAACATTAGCTGTTTTGTCTAAGCACGATGTATTAACTAATCTTTTTCGTGATGATAGTGCTGCAGTTACTCATATTGAATGGGCTAAGTGGGCAGACATGATATTTGTTGTCCCGGCTACTGCCAATATTATTGGAAAAATAGCAAATGGTATCGCTGATGATGCTGTGACTGCAACGATAATGGCATCATCTGCGACTAAAGTCATTGCCCCAGCGATGAACGATGTTATGCTAGACAATGCTGCGGTTGTACGTAATTTGAATTTATTAAAAAGTGATGGTTGGTTTATTATTGACCCAGCAATTGGTTTCTTAGCAGAAGGTTATGAGTCGCAAGGCCGCCTACCGGAACCAGTGGCCATTATAAATCAGGCAGCTATTCGTATACAGGCGCGTGGCGGTGAGTTAGAAGGAAGAAAACTTGTTGTTACAGCTGGCGGAACACGTGAAGCACTTGATCCAGTACGATACCTAACAAATCGTTCTTCAGGGAAAATGGGTTATGCTTTGGCACAGGCAGGCGCAGAGTTAGGTGCCAAAGTGGTGCTTATAACCACTACGAAACGAGAAGAGTTATATGGCGTTCGAGAAATAGTTGTTACTTCTACACGTGACATGCATGCAGCGGCTATGAAAGAATTTACTGACGCAGATATTTTTATCAGTTCGGCAGCTGTATCTGATTATCGGCCTGCTTCAGAGGCTGAAAACAAAATTAAAAAAGTAGGGCACGAGAATTTAACAATTGAATTAATTCAAAATCCGGACATATTATCGGATATTGGTCATATGAAGAAAAACGGACAACTTGTTGTTGGATTTGCTGCTGAAACGCAAAATGTTCTTGCGTTTGCACAAAAAAAGTTATCCAAGAAGAATGCAGATTTCTTAGTTGCCAATGATGTCAGTGATGAGAATGTCGGCTTTGACGCTAATAATAACCAAGTAACAATTCTATCACGTGATAAAGACCCGGAAAAAATTGAAATGTTACCCAAAATTGATATTGCGCGAACTATATTAGATAGGGTAATTAAAACACTCGCATAA
- a CDS encoding paraslipin: MLFFKIVPQNNAGLVETLGKYRARREAGLHFYIPFFQKIRKVSLAMRPLRLPDYSVITADNADIKASVTLNYHVTDAVKYMYENTDSVESMAQLVRGHLRDIIGRMELNEALGSTTKINVQLATAIGDLTNTYGINVDRINIDELRPSASIQEAMDKQLTADRERVATIAKAEGEARSIELTTKAKNDALMATAKAEADATKTRAEAEKYRIDTVQAGLAGADDKYFQNQSINAFSTLAESSSNLVVVNGQEVDQLGQIPVAGKLLEKGLK; this comes from the coding sequence ATGCTTTTTTTTAAGATTGTTCCGCAGAATAATGCGGGACTCGTAGAGACATTGGGAAAATATCGTGCTCGAAGAGAGGCTGGATTACATTTTTATATTCCGTTCTTTCAAAAAATTCGTAAGGTAAGTTTGGCTATGCGTCCACTACGTTTGCCTGATTACTCAGTGATTACTGCCGATAATGCTGATATTAAGGCAAGTGTTACTTTAAATTATCATGTGACTGACGCGGTGAAATACATGTATGAAAACACAGATTCAGTTGAATCTATGGCACAACTTGTGCGTGGACACTTACGTGATATTATTGGTCGCATGGAGTTGAATGAAGCGCTTGGCTCTACAACCAAAATTAACGTCCAATTAGCCACTGCCATTGGTGATTTAACGAATACGTATGGTATCAATGTTGATCGTATCAATATTGATGAATTACGCCCTTCTGCTTCAATTCAGGAGGCGATGGATAAACAATTAACGGCAGATCGTGAGCGAGTTGCCACAATTGCTAAGGCTGAAGGTGAAGCACGTTCAATTGAATTAACAACGAAAGCTAAAAATGATGCCCTGATGGCTACTGCCAAGGCTGAAGCTGACGCCACAAAAACGCGTGCTGAAGCTGAAAAATATCGTATTGACACTGTTCAAGCTGGTCTAGCTGGTGCTGATGATAAGTACTTCCAAAATCAGTCAATCAATGCTTTCTCAACTTTGGCTGAATCATCTAGTAATTTGGTAGTTGTGAATGGTCAGGAAGTAGACCAATTGGGCCAAATACCAGTTGCTGGTAAATTACTAGAAAAAGGACTTAAATGA
- a CDS encoding toxin-antitoxin system HicB family antitoxin, with protein sequence MVKEKNMKSGNIPLRIDPKLHEFLAEQASKEGRSLNNYITQLLMANYHPSDFEDRQFVGQVIPGRDIDIKSGLVNVSGIYYRYLIDNSAVAKSNEDYVILEANGNILTLRQIMKD encoded by the coding sequence ATGGTTAAAGAAAAAAACATGAAGTCAGGCAACATACCATTAAGAATTGATCCAAAACTACATGAGTTTTTGGCGGAACAGGCTAGTAAGGAAGGGCGGTCATTAAATAATTATATCACGCAATTACTGATGGCTAACTATCATCCAAGCGACTTTGAGGATCGTCAATTTGTAGGTCAGGTTATTCCAGGTAGAGATATTGACATTAAGAGCGGTTTAGTCAATGTTTCTGGTATCTATTATCGATATTTGATTGATAATAGTGCTGTTGCTAAAAGTAATGAAGATTACGTGATTCTCGAGGCAAACGGGAATATATTGACATTACGGCAAATCATGAAAGATTAG
- a CDS encoding CsbD family protein codes for MSVEEKFDNAKDKVAGKAKEVEGKVTGDKQREAEGKAQGLFGKAKDAVTEAKDAVKDSIDNLKNDKK; via the coding sequence ATGTCAGTTGAAGAAAAGTTTGATAATGCTAAGGACAAGGTTGCTGGTAAAGCAAAAGAAGTTGAAGGCAAGGTTACCGGTGATAAGCAACGTGAAGCAGAAGGTAAGGCACAAGGCTTGTTTGGAAAAGCCAAGGATGCTGTAACGGAAGCTAAAGATGCTGTCAAAGATAGTATTGACAATTTAAAGAATGATAAAAAGTAA
- a CDS encoding ribonuclease G → MEENEKNVPENVKGWNWGAFAYTIFWGIGNKTYLPLLCLIPVFNFVWAFVCGFKGNEWAWQKGNYKDVETFKAVQSTWNRAGLANFIVGIAFLLVYLIFIVVLISSATNAKNF, encoded by the coding sequence ATGGAAGAAAACGAAAAGAATGTGCCAGAAAATGTTAAAGGTTGGAATTGGGGCGCATTTGCGTATACTATTTTTTGGGGAATTGGAAACAAGACGTACCTGCCTTTATTATGTTTAATTCCCGTTTTTAATTTCGTTTGGGCTTTTGTGTGCGGATTTAAAGGCAATGAATGGGCATGGCAAAAAGGTAATTACAAAGATGTCGAAACATTTAAGGCTGTACAATCCACATGGAACCGTGCGGGATTAGCAAATTTCATCGTTGGCATCGCATTTTTACTGGTTTACCTCATATTTATTGTTGTGCTTATATCATCAG